In Candidatus Cloacimonadota bacterium, the following are encoded in one genomic region:
- the lptC gene encoding LPS export ABC transporter periplasmic protein LptC, giving the protein MKISYTVIFAFLIFSNACQQNEVGTQNENFIESTEIADSIIVYQSSKGKNEWILAANKMKKFTENNDLFFYHLKLEILGNNGEINSTIFADSAKINNNEDLIRANGNVKIYTIEGNLFGNSLIWDKKTGKIFSQDSVRVVKDGNTIWGDRFESDDKFKHVVVHQATAEGEISDSTKVW; this is encoded by the coding sequence ATGAAAATATCTTATACTGTTATTTTTGCTTTTCTGATATTTTCAAATGCTTGCCAACAAAACGAGGTGGGTACGCAAAATGAGAATTTTATCGAAAGCACGGAAATCGCCGATTCTATCATTGTTTACCAATCATCTAAAGGAAAAAACGAGTGGATTTTAGCGGCGAATAAGATGAAAAAATTTACCGAAAACAACGACCTTTTTTTCTATCATTTAAAATTAGAAATTTTAGGTAACAACGGTGAAATAAATTCAACGATTTTTGCAGATAGTGCAAAGATAAATAATAATGAAGATTTGATTCGTGCTAATGGCAATGTGAAAATATATACAATCGAAGGGAACTTGTTCGGAAATTCGCTCATTTGGGATAAAAAAACCGGTAAGATATTTTCTCAGGATAGCGTGAGAGTTGTCAAAGATGGCAATACAATTTGGGGAGATAGATTCGAAAGTGATGATAAATTCAAACACGTAGTGGTTCATCAAGCTACTGCAGAAGGTGAAATAAGTGATTCTACAAAAGTTTGGTAA
- a CDS encoding LptA/OstA family protein, whose protein sequence is MILQKFGKFMFAISLVFFLANNLFSKEHYYTLKNADIVKYDVTKKDTITTLIGNVDIIYDGINFFADNAQLFTHQKMLKMSSNARAVDDTLRAKAEKVVYHHKNKFLHLEKNAVFIVQNSQNEKLKKISADMVDYFKDDGRLAAKGNVSAYDFKENANLICGDFAYDFMEKYGTAKVDPILTFERKNNITIRSRQMEIFTNKNKFTATYDVSINMKNSLAEGNFLIYFKDDEEAVLIGHPNFSSETINATADEFHIFFSDESLKNLHLISNAKLNFKEKTGEKIIVDGKIQNKEKKENYLSAQKVFVELKNEKMSYLHALNVSKSLIRQHKKTESDYFVNKLSTKDLEVFFDHNEKIQQVIAVGDISGVYKFLKK, encoded by the coding sequence GTGATTCTACAAAAGTTTGGTAAATTCATGTTTGCCATTTCATTAGTATTTTTTCTTGCGAACAACCTTTTCTCGAAGGAGCATTACTATACACTAAAAAATGCTGATATCGTCAAATATGACGTTACGAAAAAAGATACAATCACTACTTTAATTGGTAATGTAGATATCATTTATGATGGAATCAATTTTTTTGCCGACAATGCTCAATTATTCACCCACCAAAAAATGCTCAAAATGAGCAGTAATGCTCGGGCTGTGGATGACACACTTCGAGCAAAAGCCGAAAAAGTTGTTTACCATCACAAAAATAAATTTTTACATCTCGAAAAAAATGCTGTTTTCATTGTGCAAAATTCACAGAATGAAAAATTGAAAAAAATTTCTGCCGACATGGTTGATTACTTTAAAGACGATGGAAGATTGGCAGCAAAAGGCAACGTATCCGCCTACGATTTTAAGGAAAATGCAAATTTGATTTGTGGAGATTTTGCTTACGATTTTATGGAAAAATATGGAACGGCAAAGGTTGATCCTATTTTAACTTTTGAAAGGAAAAACAACATCACAATTCGAAGCAGGCAAATGGAAATATTTACTAATAAAAATAAATTTACCGCAACCTATGATGTAAGCATAAATATGAAAAATTCTTTGGCAGAAGGCAACTTTCTAATATATTTTAAGGATGATGAAGAGGCAGTTTTAATTGGTCATCCCAACTTTTCCAGCGAAACAATAAACGCCACCGCTGATGAATTCCACATTTTTTTTTCAGATGAATCTCTCAAAAATTTACATCTGATTTCAAATGCAAAATTGAATTTTAAAGAAAAAACCGGTGAAAAAATTATTGTTGATGGTAAAATCCAAAATAAAGAAAAGAAAGAAAATTATCTCTCGGCTCAAAAAGTATTTGTTGAACTAAAAAATGAAAAAATGTCATATTTGCATGCTTTGAATGTTTCCAAAAGCCTTATACGTCAACATAAAAAAACCGAAAGCGATTATTTTGTAAATAAATTATCAACTAAAGATTTAGAAGTATTTTTCGATCATAACGAAAAAATTCAGCAAGTTATTGCCGTGGGCGATATTTCCGGAGTTTATAAATTTTTGAAGAAATAA
- the lptB gene encoding LPS export ABC transporter ATP-binding protein has protein sequence MNKEKSVLKTKNLIKFYGKKQVVNKISIELEQGEIVGLLGPNGAGKTTTFHMIIGLIKANSGHVFLDETDITKMPMFKRARQGLSYLSQEPSVFSKLSVEDNVKAILETQNYTKNQRKRKLEESLADLNLTKLAKQKAYSLSGGERRKLEITRSLITNPKFLFLDEPFSGVDPLAVSDIQDIIIKLQKRNIGVLITDHNVLDTLQITDRAYIIYEGKLLLSGTSKELVNDQKAKDVYLGKRFLEYDFQ, from the coding sequence ATGAATAAAGAAAAAAGTGTACTAAAAACAAAAAACTTGATTAAATTTTATGGAAAAAAACAAGTTGTTAACAAAATTTCTATTGAATTGGAGCAAGGTGAAATTGTTGGTTTACTCGGTCCAAATGGGGCTGGTAAAACCACAACTTTTCACATGATAATCGGTTTGATCAAGGCGAATTCCGGGCATGTGTTCCTTGATGAAACAGACATTACGAAAATGCCAATGTTCAAACGAGCTAGACAGGGACTTAGCTACCTTTCACAAGAGCCTTCGGTCTTTAGCAAATTATCTGTTGAGGATAATGTGAAAGCAATTTTAGAAACTCAAAACTATACAAAAAATCAACGAAAGCGAAAACTTGAAGAATCTCTCGCTGATCTGAATCTTACAAAATTGGCAAAGCAAAAAGCCTATTCGTTGTCCGGTGGTGAAAGACGGAAACTCGAAATCACTCGTTCTCTAATTACAAATCCCAAATTTCTCTTTCTCGATGAACCTTTTTCCGGAGTTGACCCGCTTGCCGTGTCAGATATTCAGGATATAATTATAAAATTGCAAAAAAGAAATATCGGGGTGCTGATCACAGATCATAATGTCTTAGATACTTTACAGATCACAGATAGAGCATATATTATTTACGAAGGAAAACTCCTTCTTTCCGGAACTTCCAAGGAGCTCGTCAATGATCAAAAAGCAAAAGATGTTTATCTTGGCAAAAGATTTTTGGAATATGATTTTCAATAA
- the lipA gene encoding lipoyl synthase — protein sequence MPINYKFLGVTIDKRKPVWLKANILGAARTSKITNIIHSQNLNTVCESARCPNRGECFEKGTAVFMILGNECTRNCRFCAIKYTTEPKIPDPNEPEKIAKLAKQFGLEHVIITSVTRDDLPDGGADHFAKTLRKIRKICNENTTTEVLTPDFKNNHNSIDLVLNENPTVFNHNLETIPRLYEKVRPQANYKQSLEVLKYARNRDTNIITKTGIMVGLGETQREVLDLLHDARDAGVKMLTIGQYLQADRKNLPVIDYIHPKIFDYYKKMALKMGFQYVESAPLVRSSYYTNKFNKIVDKIN from the coding sequence GTGCCAATAAATTATAAATTTTTAGGAGTAACCATAGATAAAAGAAAGCCGGTTTGGCTTAAAGCAAATATTCTCGGGGCGGCAAGAACATCCAAAATCACGAATATTATTCATTCTCAAAATTTAAATACCGTGTGTGAAAGTGCCCGCTGCCCCAATCGGGGAGAATGCTTTGAAAAAGGAACAGCTGTCTTCATGATTTTGGGAAATGAATGCACTCGAAATTGCAGATTCTGTGCAATAAAATATACAACCGAACCCAAAATTCCTGATCCGAACGAACCGGAGAAAATAGCAAAATTAGCAAAGCAGTTTGGTTTGGAACATGTGATAATTACTTCGGTTACACGCGATGATCTTCCTGATGGAGGTGCGGATCATTTTGCAAAAACTCTTCGGAAAATTCGTAAAATTTGCAATGAAAACACAACAACAGAAGTACTAACCCCCGATTTTAAAAATAATCATAATTCCATAGATCTCGTACTAAATGAAAATCCAACGGTATTCAATCATAATCTCGAAACAATTCCACGTTTATATGAGAAAGTTCGGCCACAAGCAAATTATAAACAATCACTTGAAGTTTTGAAATACGCTAGAAATCGGGATACAAATATTATCACCAAAACAGGCATCATGGTCGGTTTGGGAGAAACGCAAAGAGAGGTGCTCGACCTTCTGCATGATGCAAGAGATGCCGGCGTAAAAATGCTTACAATCGGACAATATTTACAGGCAGATCGAAAAAATTTACCTGTTATAGATTACATTCATCCAAAAATATTTGATTATTATAAAAAAATGGCATTGAAAATGGGATTTCAATACGTAGAATCTGCACCGTTAGTCAGAAGCTCTTATTATACAAATAAATTTAACAAAATAGTGGACAAAATAAATTAA
- the raiA gene encoding ribosome-associated translation inhibitor RaiA translates to MKTTITARHFELTDALRKHVEDGINSLKRYSDNIIFAEVVLWNEKNLHFAEVNLKVRRLNVFSKSKKDDMYKAIDDAVEKAEIQIKKHFNKINGRHTKPKTNVENLAYTQPQHEEKVDRKEVILSSMAVDYAISELALSDEKFILFRNKANNKINLLQKNENELELLEIQ, encoded by the coding sequence ATGAAAACTACAATCACAGCAAGGCATTTCGAGTTAACCGATGCACTCAGGAAACATGTGGAGGACGGGATAAATTCGCTCAAGAGATATTCCGATAATATCATTTTTGCAGAAGTTGTCCTTTGGAATGAAAAAAACCTACATTTTGCGGAAGTGAATTTAAAAGTTCGCCGCTTGAATGTTTTTAGCAAATCTAAGAAAGACGATATGTATAAAGCAATTGACGATGCGGTGGAAAAAGCCGAGATACAGATTAAAAAGCATTTTAATAAAATTAACGGACGCCACACAAAACCAAAAACAAATGTTGAAAATTTGGCATATACCCAACCACAACATGAAGAAAAAGTAGATCGTAAAGAAGTCATATTGTCGAGCATGGCAGTAGATTATGCAATCTCAGAATTAGCACTAAGCGATGAAAAATTTATATTATTCCGAAATAAAGCTAATAATAAAATCAATCTTTTGCAAAAAAATGAAAACGAATTGGAATTATTAGAAATTCAATGA
- the hprK gene encoding HPr(Ser) kinase/phosphatase — protein sequence MKKLTVKHLFELKEKPLSLSLISRKNGMENIIETPFISKMGLSLSGFIETFHYERIQILGEVEIKYLLSIKSSEMYDQVEKIFSEFKIPCIIVSKNFTPPDELVFLADENNIPIIVSKLKTSELFHKLNSFLNNWFASQKTLNGTLVDVFGVGILITGKSGIGKSECALELVSRGHRFICDDMVFARKKSDIIMGEVNKNMGHFMEIRGIGLVDIETMYGVRSVRIQKRIETQVELVPWRPNMDYERIGLKERYSRILDVEIPITYLPVSPGKSIAVIIEVIAMNHMLKVYGYNAAEIFNQRLQTEIQRNKKTEDYLESDQE from the coding sequence ATGAAAAAACTAACCGTAAAACATTTATTTGAATTAAAAGAAAAACCGCTGAGCCTATCTTTGATTTCAAGGAAAAATGGAATGGAGAATATTATTGAGACTCCTTTCATCTCAAAGATGGGACTCTCGCTATCGGGTTTTATTGAGACTTTTCATTATGAAAGAATTCAAATATTGGGTGAGGTTGAAATCAAATATTTGCTATCAATCAAATCTTCGGAAATGTATGATCAGGTTGAGAAAATCTTTTCAGAATTCAAGATTCCATGCATAATTGTTAGTAAAAATTTCACCCCACCCGATGAATTGGTTTTTCTTGCAGACGAAAATAATATCCCGATAATTGTTTCCAAACTGAAAACAAGCGAATTATTCCATAAACTTAATTCCTTCCTAAACAATTGGTTTGCTTCCCAAAAAACTCTTAATGGAACGTTAGTAGATGTCTTTGGAGTAGGAATTCTTATCACGGGTAAAAGTGGCATCGGGAAAAGTGAATGTGCCCTCGAGCTGGTGTCACGCGGTCATCGTTTCATTTGTGATGATATGGTTTTCGCAAGAAAAAAAAGCGATATCATTATGGGCGAAGTGAATAAAAACATGGGACATTTTATGGAAATTCGAGGGATAGGTTTGGTTGATATTGAAACAATGTATGGAGTCCGCTCTGTTAGGATTCAGAAAAGAATTGAAACTCAGGTAGAACTCGTCCCTTGGCGCCCGAACATGGATTATGAACGGATCGGACTAAAAGAAAGGTATAGCAGAATATTAGATGTGGAAATTCCCATTACATATCTCCCTGTTTCACCCGGAAAAAGTATAGCAGTGATTATCGAAGTGATTGCAATGAATCACATGTTAAAAGTATATGGCTATAATGCGGCTGAAATTTTTAATCAACGACTACAAACGGAAATCCAGCGAAATAAAAAAACCGAAGATTATTTGGAATCCGATCAAGAATAA
- a CDS encoding HPr family phosphocarrier protein, with protein sequence MLKETITLQNKLGIHVRPASLIVKIAAKFKSNFYIKKDDVKINGKSIMGVMMLAAGKDSSLELIFDGVDEEALKKEIISLFNNKFGEE encoded by the coding sequence ATGCTAAAGGAAACAATTACCTTGCAAAATAAATTAGGCATTCACGTCCGTCCAGCCTCCCTGATCGTAAAAATTGCAGCGAAATTCAAATCCAACTTTTATATCAAGAAGGATGACGTGAAAATAAATGGGAAAAGTATAATGGGTGTTATGATGTTGGCAGCAGGCAAGGATTCCTCACTCGAACTTATTTTTGACGGTGTTGATGAAGAAGCTTTAAAAAAAGAAATAATTTCACTCTTTAATAATAAATTCGGGGAAGAATAA
- the ptsP gene encoding phosphoenolpyruvate--protein phosphotransferase, whose product MKILRGIPISSGLAMGCASIIHKKIFSKTHRPIESDDVANHISLFENSISKSLQELNILLDLIEEEEQKDIIKSHQEILKDEIFAEQIKKIIEDELCSADFAIHKYFDNFIKYIANVKDEYISQRKEDFYDIKNKLLANLNNTDQTNLDSLPHNAIVITEKITPSIILEIMRKDVLGLISQDGTPNSHSAIIAKSISIPIVFDLKNAITSINEDDTVILDGSTGEIIIQPTEKQIDNYKVEIERKIKSDKEKIKLSALPAITSDGVKIDIMGNISMAEETNLPEIKFSDGVGLFRTEFLYYQHNDFPSSQSHFEIYRQTLANITPNKPVYVRVFDIGGDKLNQKFGLENEQNPFLGCRGIRFLLRYPQIFKNQIRGILRASHYGNIKIMLPMVSKVDEVLRSKKIIEDVKEELRTESQPFNDNIKIGIMVEVPSTAILADQFAQICDFFSLGTNDLTQYVLAADRNNDFLFSDFTYYNPAVLNLIEKTIKAGNKAQIPVSICGEMASDPVAVPLLLAMGIKNFSINPDKILEIKQNIKNYSIKNLQEIYKKILAQSDIDIQKYYTQFIQKK is encoded by the coding sequence ATGAAAATCCTAAGAGGAATCCCAATTTCTTCGGGCTTGGCGATGGGCTGTGCAAGCATTATTCACAAAAAAATATTTTCGAAAACTCATCGCCCTATTGAGTCAGACGACGTTGCAAATCACATTTCTTTGTTTGAAAATTCCATCAGTAAATCCTTGCAAGAACTCAATATTTTGCTTGATCTCATTGAAGAAGAAGAACAGAAAGATATTATCAAATCTCATCAAGAAATATTGAAAGATGAAATTTTTGCGGAACAGATAAAAAAAATTATTGAGGATGAATTGTGTAGTGCTGATTTTGCGATACACAAATATTTTGATAATTTTATCAAGTATATTGCTAATGTAAAAGATGAATATATCTCACAACGAAAAGAAGATTTCTATGACATTAAAAACAAACTTCTCGCTAATTTGAATAATACAGATCAAACAAACTTGGATTCACTTCCTCATAATGCAATTGTTATTACTGAGAAAATCACTCCCTCAATTATCCTTGAAATCATGCGAAAAGATGTCCTCGGTTTAATATCACAGGATGGTACTCCCAATTCTCACTCAGCAATAATTGCAAAATCTATCAGCATCCCAATTGTATTCGATTTGAAAAATGCGATTACCTCTATAAATGAGGATGATACTGTGATTTTGGATGGATCAACCGGAGAAATAATTATTCAACCGACCGAAAAACAAATTGATAACTACAAAGTTGAAATTGAGCGAAAAATTAAGTCGGATAAAGAAAAGATCAAATTATCGGCTTTACCGGCAATCACTTCAGATGGTGTAAAAATAGATATCATGGGAAATATTAGTATGGCTGAAGAAACAAATTTACCTGAGATTAAATTCTCGGATGGAGTTGGGCTATTTCGAACAGAATTTCTCTATTATCAACATAATGATTTTCCCTCATCTCAATCTCATTTTGAAATATATCGTCAAACACTTGCTAATATTACACCCAACAAACCGGTTTATGTACGTGTTTTTGATATTGGCGGGGACAAATTAAACCAAAAATTTGGTCTTGAAAATGAACAAAACCCATTTTTGGGATGCAGAGGGATTCGCTTCCTGTTAAGGTATCCGCAGATTTTCAAAAATCAAATTCGGGGAATTCTGCGCGCCAGTCATTATGGTAATATCAAAATCATGCTTCCCATGGTCAGTAAGGTTGATGAAGTGCTTCGCTCCAAAAAAATCATTGAAGATGTAAAAGAAGAATTGAGAACAGAATCACAGCCATTTAACGATAACATCAAAATAGGCATTATGGTTGAAGTTCCTTCCACAGCCATCCTTGCAGACCAATTTGCCCAAATTTGCGATTTTTTTAGTCTCGGAACAAATGATCTGACCCAGTATGTGCTTGCAGCCGACCGAAACAATGATTTCCTGTTCTCGGACTTTACCTATTACAATCCTGCTGTTTTGAATCTCATTGAAAAGACTATAAAAGCTGGAAATAAAGCACAAATACCAGTAAGTATTTGTGGCGAAATGGCCAGTGACCCTGTTGCCGTCCCATTACTTTTGGCTATGGGCATTAAAAATTTTAGTATCAATCCGGATAAAATATTGGAAATTAAACAAAATATCAAAAATTATTCTATAAAAAATTTGCAGGAAATTTATAAGAAGATACTTGCTCAATCCGATATTGATATCCAAAAATATTATACTCAATTTATTCAAAAAAAATAA
- a CDS encoding bifunctional phosphoglucose/phosphomannose isomerase, giving the protein MSTISLDYAGNFNRFDTEGMYDQIVSLSDQINTVYFEMGKSEYAKYYKNIDKIFICGMGGSAIAGDIVKSLYESKIPIFVIKDYNILDFIDENSLGIVCSYSGNTAETVSCFDALREKGAQIAMITSGGILKHFSSEEGYLVKLIPSGFQPRAAIGYMFFSLLGILEELGFAKRDEVSVKMMLLNIKQRLQLINKDIPTKNNMAKKLAEMIFKKVPIIYSSNPKLYPLAYRFKCQINENAKNHAFSNTFSEMNHNEIEGWEDKSSENLIPVFITDYDENQKYMDRLDTIKKKFKEEKIEFLEIRIEGKTILGKMFSTIMYCDMISYYLAILNKINPSSIEFIDYLKQNV; this is encoded by the coding sequence ATGTCAACAATAAGTTTGGATTATGCCGGAAATTTCAACAGATTTGATACGGAAGGGATGTATGACCAAATCGTATCATTATCTGATCAAATCAATACTGTCTATTTTGAAATGGGGAAAAGTGAATACGCAAAGTATTATAAAAACATTGATAAAATATTTATTTGCGGGATGGGCGGCTCTGCAATTGCCGGTGATATTGTGAAAAGCCTGTATGAAAGCAAAATTCCAATTTTCGTTATAAAGGATTATAATATTCTAGATTTTATTGATGAAAATTCATTAGGAATCGTATGTAGCTATTCTGGGAATACTGCAGAAACTGTTTCCTGTTTTGATGCTCTCAGGGAAAAGGGAGCTCAAATTGCCATGATAACTTCAGGGGGAATTTTGAAACATTTCTCATCCGAAGAAGGCTATCTGGTAAAATTAATTCCCAGCGGATTTCAACCTCGAGCTGCTATTGGCTATATGTTTTTTTCATTATTGGGAATTTTGGAAGAACTTGGCTTTGCAAAGAGGGATGAGGTGAGCGTCAAAATGATGCTTTTGAATATCAAACAGAGACTACAACTGATTAATAAAGACATTCCAACCAAAAATAATATGGCAAAGAAGCTCGCTGAAATGATTTTTAAAAAAGTTCCGATTATCTATAGTAGTAATCCAAAACTGTATCCTCTCGCATATAGATTCAAATGCCAAATAAATGAAAATGCAAAAAATCATGCTTTTTCAAACACTTTCTCTGAAATGAATCACAATGAAATAGAAGGATGGGAAGACAAATCCTCAGAAAACTTAATCCCCGTTTTTATCACGGATTATGATGAAAACCAAAAATATATGGATCGCCTGGATACAATTAAAAAGAAATTTAAGGAAGAAAAAATTGAATTTCTGGAAATCCGAATAGAAGGAAAAACAATATTAGGCAAGATGTTTTCGACAATTATGTATTGTGATATGATTTCATATTATCTTGCGATTTTGAATAAAATCAATCCTTCTTCCATCGAATTTATTGATTATCTAAAACAAAATGTTTGA
- a CDS encoding phosphoribosylglycinamide formyltransferase — MKNKFNIAVLTSGKSRGSNFEAIAEYIRRNRLPIDIKFLVITRQDSPIRTNARKHSVRELFLPDKNAFEEKLIPELIKDNVHLIVLAGFMRKISADFIRKFSGKIINIHPALLPKYGGRGMYGMRVHQSVFDNDEQYSGATVHYVDELYDEGEIVDQIIINISDCNSPEEIAKKVLVVEHELYPKVIQNFATQYLDSF; from the coding sequence ATGAAAAACAAATTTAATATTGCAGTATTAACTTCCGGAAAAAGCCGAGGTTCAAATTTTGAAGCGATAGCTGAATATATTCGCAGAAACAGGCTTCCTATTGATATTAAGTTTCTGGTAATAACCAGACAGGATTCACCAATCAGGACGAACGCTCGCAAGCATTCCGTCCGAGAACTTTTTTTACCTGATAAAAATGCTTTTGAGGAAAAACTTATTCCCGAACTTATAAAAGATAATGTACATTTGATAGTTCTAGCTGGGTTTATGAGGAAAATCTCTGCTGATTTTATTAGAAAATTTTCCGGTAAAATCATCAATATCCATCCCGCTTTGCTTCCAAAGTACGGTGGACGTGGAATGTATGGCATGCGAGTGCACCAATCCGTTTTTGATAATGACGAACAATACTCCGGTGCTACTGTCCATTATGTAGATGAATTATACGACGAAGGCGAAATTGTAGATCAAATCATAATTAATATCAGTGATTGCAATTCTCCCGAAGAGATTGCTAAAAAAGTGCTGGTTGTTGAGCACGAATTATACCCCAAAGTTATTCAAAACTTCGCAACTCAGTATTTGGATTCTTTTTAG
- the mtaB gene encoding tRNA (N(6)-L-threonylcarbamoyladenosine(37)-C(2))-methylthiotransferase MtaB, translated as MKKISVITHGCKTNQYETEAILGDFIESGYSLVNFSNKSDVIIVNCCCVTNKAEAKSRHSIRKALRQKSSDTKLIVTGCIGERNKQFLDENKKYLTFFSNREKPNICSFISSGIRKDEIRRDVFPEMSLQDSYQRTRVPIKIQDGCDFFCSYCILPIVRGKPVSRDPENILSEVQNLIERGVKEIILTGINLGLYGREFNNFNLKNLLELLSDKTEIKLIRLSSMEPMFFTNVFIEYIAKNDKICPHFHISLQNGSDRILKAMNRNYLTSEFTSTIKYLENAVPNCAIGCDVIVGFPGETEEDFQQTYSFIESLNISYLHVFRFSKRPGTKAAQMGNLVSEKIKKERMENLIKLGAKKKMDYTKNLLQMKIPVRAILEKKQKGFWKAVSDHYVPIFLKDKNYKSGDLVHVIPQKLRNNSDGILVMRNNIHSKNNKKTL; from the coding sequence ATGAAAAAAATCAGTGTCATAACTCACGGTTGTAAAACCAATCAGTATGAAACCGAAGCCATTCTTGGTGATTTTATTGAGTCCGGATATTCTCTTGTTAACTTTTCAAACAAATCAGATGTTATCATTGTAAATTGCTGCTGCGTAACAAATAAGGCAGAAGCAAAAAGCAGACATTCAATCCGAAAAGCACTCAGACAAAAAAGTAGTGATACTAAACTAATCGTAACAGGATGCATTGGAGAACGAAATAAACAATTTTTAGATGAGAATAAAAAGTATTTAACTTTTTTTTCAAACAGAGAAAAACCGAATATCTGTTCGTTTATTTCCAGCGGAATACGAAAGGATGAAATCAGGAGGGATGTATTTCCGGAAATGTCTCTTCAAGACTCATATCAACGGACCCGCGTTCCGATAAAAATTCAGGATGGGTGCGATTTTTTTTGTTCCTATTGTATTTTACCAATTGTGCGAGGAAAACCAGTTAGTAGAGACCCGGAAAATATTCTTTCTGAAGTACAAAATTTAATAGAGAGAGGTGTGAAGGAGATTATTTTAACCGGCATCAATCTTGGTCTTTACGGGAGAGAATTCAATAACTTTAATCTAAAAAATTTACTTGAACTTCTCTCTGATAAAACCGAAATAAAACTGATAAGATTGAGTTCTATGGAGCCCATGTTTTTCACCAATGTATTTATTGAATATATTGCAAAAAATGATAAAATTTGTCCGCATTTTCATATTTCATTACAAAACGGTTCGGATAGAATTCTTAAAGCAATGAATCGGAATTATTTAACAAGCGAATTTACTTCCACAATTAAATACTTAGAAAATGCTGTCCCAAATTGTGCGATTGGATGCGATGTTATCGTTGGCTTTCCGGGTGAAACTGAAGAAGATTTCCAGCAAACTTATTCTTTTATTGAATCCTTGAACATTTCATATCTTCATGTTTTTCGCTTTTCAAAACGCCCCGGAACAAAAGCAGCCCAAATGGGAAATTTGGTTTCTGAAAAAATTAAAAAAGAGCGGATGGAAAATCTAATTAAACTCGGTGCGAAGAAAAAAATGGATTATACAAAAAATTTGCTGCAAATGAAAATCCCTGTTCGGGCAATTTTGGAGAAAAAGCAAAAGGGCTTTTGGAAGGCTGTTTCCGATCATTACGTGCCAATTTTTCTCAAAGATAAAAATTACAAAAGCGGAGATTTGGTGCATGTTATCCCGCAAAAACTAAGAAATAATTCAGATGGAATTTTGGTAATGAGAAATAATATTCATTCTAAAAATAATAAAAAAACACTATAA
- a CDS encoding NTPase, with the protein MKNNILITGFPNIGKTTLMQKVREKLTCKIGGFITYEKFVKGTRTGFYIEDFSGNRMTMADINLDSPYQFAQYGVSIDAFEKIGIPALYEAQKNADIILIDEIGTMESFSDEFCTLLIEVFNTPKPLLATIKKKDSVLTSTLKNREDVLLFNLTTENRNLLVGKILEKVEKNLRDFKLISNNHNLNI; encoded by the coding sequence ATGAAAAATAATATTCTGATAACCGGCTTTCCTAATATTGGAAAAACGACTTTAATGCAAAAAGTTCGAGAGAAATTGACCTGCAAAATTGGTGGTTTTATTACCTATGAAAAATTTGTAAAGGGGACACGAACGGGATTTTATATCGAAGATTTTTCAGGGAACAGGATGACTATGGCTGATATAAATTTGGACTCCCCCTATCAATTTGCTCAATACGGTGTAAGCATTGACGCATTTGAAAAAATCGGCATTCCCGCCCTTTATGAAGCACAAAAAAACGCAGATATTATTCTAATAGATGAAATTGGAACAATGGAATCTTTCAGTGATGAATTTTGCACTTTGCTGATAGAAGTATTTAACACCCCGAAACCCCTTCTCGCTACCATAAAAAAAAAAGATTCTGTCTTAACCTCCACATTAAAAAATCGAGAAGATGTTTTATTATTTAATCTAACAACTGAAAATCGCAATTTATTGGTTGGAAAAATTTTAGAAAAAGTTGAAAAAAATTTAAGAGATTTTAAGTTAATCAGCAATAATCATAATCTCAATATCTGA